One Pseudomonas rhizophila DNA window includes the following coding sequences:
- the recQ gene encoding DNA helicase RecQ: MLEQAQRVLKDIFGYDSFRGRQGAIIERVASGGDALVLMPTGGGKSLCFQVPALLRNGLAVVVSPLIALMDDQVATLEELGVAAASLNSTLSAEQQRDLAARIKRGEIKMLYLAPERLVQPRMLAFLQSLEIALFAIDEAHCVSQWGHDFRREYLQLGQLAELFPDVPRIALTATADKRTREEIVERLHLQNAERFLSSFDRPNIFYRIVPKEQPRKQLLAFIAERRSDAGIVYCLSRKKVDEVAAFLCEQGFPALPYHAGLPNDLRAYHQKRFLNEEGLIMVATVAFGMGIDKPNVRFVAHLDLPKSLEAYYQETGRAGRDGLPADAWMAYGLQDVVMLKQMLQNSEGDERHKRLEQHKLDAMLSLCEETRCRRQTLLAYFDEDMPQPCGHCDNCVDGVETWDATEPARQALSAIYRTGQRYGVGHLVDVLLGKDNEKVRSFGHQHLSVFGVGKARTESEWRSLFRQLVARGLADIDLEGYGGLRLSASCRPLLKGEVSLELRRDLKPATAIKNSKSQASQLVRGEERDQWEALRALRRKLAEEHGVPPYVIFPDSTLLEMLRSQPTSLAEMARVSGVGARKLERYGEAFLQVLGGEVEAPKAVADVRHELITLARAGMTPLQIAGQLQCSEKNVYTMLAEAIGKQQLSLEQALDLPEELMGEVQDAFLDGEGELPAVSEVAALFVGRVPEGVLYCVRAALQSEFEV, encoded by the coding sequence ATGCTCGAACAGGCTCAACGCGTCCTCAAGGACATCTTCGGCTACGACAGTTTTCGTGGCCGTCAGGGTGCCATTATTGAGCGCGTGGCCAGCGGTGGCGATGCTCTGGTGCTGATGCCCACCGGCGGCGGCAAATCGTTGTGCTTCCAGGTGCCGGCGCTGTTGCGCAACGGCCTGGCGGTAGTGGTCTCGCCGCTGATTGCGTTGATGGACGACCAGGTCGCGACCCTTGAAGAGCTGGGGGTTGCAGCCGCTTCGCTGAACTCGACCCTCAGCGCCGAGCAGCAACGGGACCTGGCGGCGCGAATCAAGCGCGGTGAAATAAAAATGCTCTACCTGGCCCCGGAACGCCTGGTGCAGCCGCGCATGCTGGCGTTCCTGCAGAGCCTGGAAATCGCTCTGTTTGCCATCGACGAAGCCCACTGTGTGTCCCAATGGGGCCACGACTTCCGTCGCGAGTACCTGCAACTGGGGCAACTGGCCGAACTGTTTCCCGACGTGCCACGCATCGCCCTGACCGCCACCGCCGACAAACGCACCCGCGAAGAAATCGTCGAACGTCTGCACTTGCAGAACGCCGAGCGCTTCCTTTCGAGCTTCGACCGACCCAACATTTTCTACCGCATCGTGCCCAAGGAGCAGCCGCGCAAGCAGTTGCTGGCGTTTATTGCCGAGCGGCGCAGCGATGCCGGCATCGTTTATTGCCTGTCGCGCAAAAAGGTCGATGAAGTGGCGGCGTTTCTCTGCGAACAAGGCTTTCCGGCATTGCCGTATCACGCCGGCCTGCCCAATGACCTGCGGGCCTACCATCAGAAGCGCTTCCTCAATGAGGAAGGCCTGATCATGGTGGCCACCGTGGCGTTTGGCATGGGCATCGACAAGCCCAACGTGCGTTTCGTCGCGCACTTGGACCTGCCCAAATCCCTCGAGGCGTATTACCAGGAAACCGGGCGCGCCGGCCGTGATGGTTTGCCGGCGGACGCGTGGATGGCCTACGGCCTGCAAGACGTGGTGATGCTCAAGCAGATGCTGCAGAACTCCGAGGGCGACGAGCGCCACAAGCGTCTTGAGCAGCATAAGCTCGACGCCATGCTTTCGCTGTGCGAAGAGACCCGCTGCCGGCGCCAGACCTTGCTGGCTTATTTCGATGAAGACATGCCCCAGCCTTGCGGACATTGCGATAACTGCGTCGACGGCGTGGAAACCTGGGACGCCACCGAGCCGGCCCGCCAGGCGTTGTCGGCGATTTATCGCACCGGCCAGCGCTATGGCGTGGGGCATCTGGTGGACGTGCTGCTGGGCAAGGACAACGAAAAGGTGCGCAGCTTTGGCCACCAGCATCTTTCGGTGTTCGGTGTGGGCAAGGCACGCACGGAAAGTGAGTGGCGTTCATTGTTCCGCCAGCTCGTGGCCCGCGGGCTGGCCGATATCGACCTGGAAGGCTACGGCGGCCTGCGCCTGAGTGCGAGTTGCCGGCCGTTGCTCAAAGGCGAGGTCTCCCTCGAACTGCGCCGTGATCTCAAGCCGGCAACGGCGATCAAGAACAGCAAGAGCCAGGCCAGCCAACTGGTGCGCGGCGAAGAGCGCGACCAGTGGGAAGCCTTGCGCGCCTTGCGTCGCAAGCTGGCCGAAGAGCATGGCGTGCCGCCGTATGTGATCTTCCCCGACTCGACGCTGCTGGAGATGCTCCGCAGCCAACCCACGTCCCTGGCGGAAATGGCCCGGGTCAGTGGCGTGGGCGCGCGCAAGCTGGAGCGTTACGGCGAAGCCTTCCTCCAAGTGCTGGGCGGCGAGGTCGAGGCGCCGAAAGCGGTGGCCGATGTTCGTCACGAATTGATCACCCTGGCCCGCGCCGGCATGACCCCGTTGCAGATCGCCGGGCAACTGCAATGCTCGGAAAAGAATGTTTATACGATGCTGGCCGAGGCCATCGGCAAGCAGCAGTTGTCTTTGGAGCAGGCGTTGGATTTACCCGAGGAATTGATGGGCGAGGTGCAGGATGCGTTTCTGGACGGCGAAGGCGAGTTGCCAGCGGTGTCGGAAGTCGCAGCACTGTTTGTCGGTCGGGTTCCGGAAGGTGTCCTGTATTGTGTCAGGGCTGCGTTGCAGTCGGAATTTGAAGTCTGA
- a CDS encoding MarR family transcriptional regulator has translation MPLTDQHRFGMQLAQMSRGWRAELDRRLAGLGLSQARWLVLLHLARFEQAPTQRELAQSVAVEGPTLARLLDSLEAQGLVQRQAVAEDRRAKKIVLCAPALPLIEQIETIATQLRRELFEGVDEADMRVCMRVHGTILANLEKS, from the coding sequence ATGCCGTTAACCGATCAACACCGTTTTGGCATGCAGTTGGCGCAGATGTCTCGAGGCTGGCGCGCCGAGCTGGATCGTCGCCTGGCCGGGTTGGGTCTGTCTCAGGCCCGCTGGCTGGTGCTGTTGCACCTGGCCCGTTTCGAACAGGCGCCGACCCAGCGCGAACTGGCCCAGAGTGTCGCTGTCGAAGGCCCGACCCTGGCCCGGTTGCTCGACAGCCTGGAAGCTCAGGGCCTGGTGCAGCGTCAGGCCGTGGCCGAGGATCGTCGTGCCAAGAAAATCGTGCTTTGTGCACCGGCGCTGCCGCTGATCGAACAGATCGAAACCATTGCCACGCAACTGCGCCGCGAGTTGTTCGAGGGGGTCGATGAAGCCGACATGCGCGTGTGCATGCGGGTCCATGGCACGATTCTGGCCAATCTGGAAAAATCCTGA
- a CDS encoding FimV/HubP family polar landmark protein, translating to MLVSLQCTLRSWLNVLVVVAAMGYSALASALGLGEITLHSALNQPLRADIALVDVTGVSESDLSASLASADDFSRAGVERVFYLNSLRFTPVLRGERGYIRVTSSKPVEEPFLNFLVQLNQPNGRLLREYTVLIDPPGTPGIVPARDEPSAAAQATRAVKPPAATQGKRYTVVQGDNPWSIAKRLHDAGSNASVNELMQGIQALNPGSDRLSVGQRLLLPDSAVLPSATETAAAPASAMSDEQLAASVLQNEQQQKTIEQLQALLQSQDEEIASQRKQISELQTQLAELTPAPAESAQPESVPAATPAPPDQAPPVTEPVPEPEEGINWLWITALVGLLGLLGLLLFLRRRQQEQAEMESLPERPEPMLEDDTQTYASTADTEQPEAATSFSNGDAPLGDVLEGVGIYLTYGRFTEAAGLLRAALLTEPARTDLGLKLLEVLGKQGDTIGFQAQEHHLLAQGIDVSTLEEIRGRYPKVAAVAAPMVTEPQPPLTDVAPASSDEFELDLDALSMETSWDLAEPQHSATEKTPVASEGFGDLSLSSFDAPDLQWSAPSETESLDDAFLDGFADEEQSLELEPMVLEPVHQEPQVPEHSDKLEQAQNCIDDGDLKTAVALLEELLEEGNEPLRQTARVLLAGIR from the coding sequence ATGCTTGTAAGTTTGCAGTGCACGTTGCGCAGTTGGCTCAACGTGTTGGTAGTCGTGGCAGCCATGGGGTATTCGGCGTTGGCATCGGCGCTGGGGCTTGGGGAGATCACCCTCCATTCCGCCCTGAATCAGCCGTTGCGTGCCGATATCGCCCTGGTCGATGTGACCGGGGTAAGTGAAAGCGATTTGTCGGCCAGCCTGGCGAGCGCGGACGATTTCAGCCGTGCCGGCGTGGAGCGGGTGTTCTATCTCAATAGCTTGCGCTTCACGCCAGTGCTGCGCGGCGAGCGCGGCTACATTCGGGTGACCTCCAGCAAACCGGTGGAGGAACCCTTCCTCAATTTCCTGGTGCAGCTCAATCAACCCAACGGGCGTCTGCTGCGCGAATACACCGTGCTGATCGACCCACCGGGCACGCCGGGTATCGTACCGGCGCGGGACGAGCCTTCCGCCGCGGCCCAGGCAACGCGTGCGGTCAAGCCGCCTGCGGCTACTCAAGGCAAGCGCTATACCGTCGTGCAGGGAGACAACCCCTGGTCCATCGCCAAACGCCTGCATGACGCCGGCAGCAATGCTTCGGTCAATGAGCTGATGCAGGGCATCCAGGCCCTGAACCCCGGCAGTGACCGGCTTTCCGTGGGCCAGCGTTTATTGCTGCCCGATTCTGCGGTTCTGCCATCAGCGACAGAAACGGCTGCCGCCCCGGCCTCCGCCATGTCCGACGAGCAACTGGCCGCCAGCGTGCTGCAAAACGAGCAGCAACAAAAAACCATCGAGCAACTGCAGGCGCTGCTCCAGTCCCAGGACGAAGAAATCGCGAGTCAGCGCAAGCAGATCAGCGAGTTGCAGACACAACTGGCCGAGCTCACGCCAGCCCCTGCTGAATCTGCGCAGCCGGAGTCTGTGCCTGCCGCAACCCCCGCGCCGCCAGATCAAGCACCACCCGTCACAGAACCGGTCCCGGAACCAGAGGAGGGCATTAACTGGCTGTGGATAACAGCGCTGGTGGGGCTGTTGGGGTTGCTCGGGTTATTGCTGTTCCTTCGTCGGCGGCAGCAAGAACAGGCGGAAATGGAGTCCCTGCCCGAGCGTCCTGAACCGATGCTGGAAGACGACACCCAAACCTACGCTTCGACCGCCGACACGGAACAGCCTGAGGCCGCCACGTCGTTCAGCAACGGTGATGCACCTTTGGGGGACGTGCTGGAAGGGGTCGGGATTTACCTGACCTACGGTCGTTTCACCGAAGCGGCGGGATTGCTGCGCGCCGCGCTGCTGACGGAGCCCGCGCGCACCGACCTGGGCCTCAAGTTGCTGGAAGTGCTGGGCAAGCAGGGCGATACCATCGGTTTCCAGGCCCAGGAACATCATTTGTTGGCGCAGGGCATTGACGTCAGCACACTCGAAGAAATCCGCGGGCGTTATCCGAAGGTCGCCGCGGTGGCCGCGCCCATGGTCACAGAACCTCAGCCGCCGCTGACTGACGTCGCTCCTGCGTCCAGTGACGAGTTCGAACTCGATCTGGATGCGCTGTCCATGGAAACCAGTTGGGATCTTGCCGAGCCGCAGCACAGCGCCACTGAAAAAACACCTGTTGCGTCCGAAGGCTTTGGGGACTTGTCGCTTTCGAGTTTCGACGCGCCGGACCTGCAGTGGAGCGCACCTTCGGAAACCGAATCGCTGGACGATGCATTTCTCGACGGGTTTGCCGATGAAGAGCAGTCGCTGGAACTGGAGCCGATGGTCCTCGAGCCTGTCCACCAAGAGCCTCAGGTACCGGAACACTCCGACAAGCTGGAGCAGGCGCAGAACTGCATTGACGATGGCGATCTGAAAACCGCCGTCGCACTGCTGGAAGAGTTGCTCGAAGAGGGCAACGAACCTCTCAGGCAAACCGCGCGCGTGCTCCTGGCGGGGATTCGCTGA
- a CDS encoding patatin-like phospholipase family protein: MRRLLPCLLLLLLPLLGHANEPAVEAPRPKIGLVLSGGAARGLAHIGVLKALEEQGIQIDAIAGTSMGAVIGGLYASGYKIDELEKLALGIDWQQALSDAPPRKDVPFRRKQDDRDFLVKQKLSFRDDGSLGLPLGVIQGQNLALLLESLLAHASDTRDFDKLPIPFRAVATDIASGEKVVFRKGHLPKVIRASMSIPAVFAPVELDGRLLVDGGMTDNIPLDVAREMGVDRAIVVDIGTPLSTRKQLVTVIDVLNQSTTLMTRRNSEEQLATLREDDVLIQPALASFGATDFGRAQEMIDAGYRATQILEARLAHLRPTEPADPELMAARTPSERTPVITAIRVENDSKVGDDVIRYYVRQQVGEPLDLGRLQTDMGTLYGLDYFEQVQYRVVHKAPDHTLVISARGKRTGTDYLRLGLSLSDDMRGDSAFNLGASYRVNGINRLGAEWLTRAQIGDKQELYSEFYQPLDVGSRYFIAPYGQFESRNVESILDNDPVAQYRVERYGFGLNLGRQIGNSGEIRFGVGQAWGEADVRIGDHDQPSESFNEGFYDLKYSFDSFDNVYFPHEGEDIGLTWRQYEPGLGSDQRYRQWELNLDKALSHGPDTFILGGRYGRTLDTAEVVTSSFVLGGARQLSGFRQDGISGQNISLMRAVYYRRLTPRAYLPLDFPLYIGGSLERGRAWNNDNEFDSGYINAASIFLGFDTPLGPLNFSYGFNDDDERAVYLNLGQTF; the protein is encoded by the coding sequence ATGCGCCGCCTGCTGCCTTGCCTGCTTCTGCTACTGCTGCCCCTGCTCGGCCATGCCAACGAGCCCGCCGTCGAGGCGCCGCGTCCGAAAATCGGCCTGGTACTGTCCGGCGGCGCCGCCCGGGGCCTGGCCCACATCGGGGTGCTCAAGGCCCTGGAGGAGCAAGGCATCCAGATCGACGCCATCGCGGGCACCAGCATGGGCGCAGTGATCGGTGGACTGTATGCCTCAGGTTACAAAATCGACGAGTTGGAAAAACTCGCCCTGGGCATCGACTGGCAACAGGCCCTGTCCGACGCTCCGCCGCGCAAGGACGTACCGTTCCGGCGCAAGCAGGACGATCGGGACTTTCTGGTGAAACAGAAACTCAGCTTTCGTGATGACGGCAGCCTCGGCCTGCCCTTGGGCGTTATCCAGGGGCAGAACCTGGCCCTGCTGCTTGAAAGCCTGCTGGCCCACGCCAGCGACACCCGGGACTTCGACAAACTGCCCATCCCTTTCCGCGCCGTGGCGACCGACATCGCCAGTGGCGAGAAGGTGGTGTTTCGCAAGGGCCACCTGCCCAAGGTCATCCGCGCCAGCATGTCGATCCCGGCGGTATTCGCGCCGGTGGAACTGGACGGCCGGTTGCTGGTGGATGGCGGCATGACCGACAACATCCCGCTGGATGTGGCCCGGGAAATGGGCGTGGACAGGGCCATCGTGGTGGACATCGGCACCCCGCTGAGCACCCGCAAGCAATTGGTCACCGTGATCGACGTCCTGAACCAGTCGACCACCCTGATGACCCGGCGCAACTCAGAAGAACAATTGGCAACGCTCAGAGAAGACGATGTGCTGATCCAGCCGGCGCTGGCGAGCTTCGGCGCCACAGACTTCGGCCGCGCCCAGGAAATGATCGACGCCGGTTACCGTGCCACCCAAATACTCGAGGCCCGCCTGGCGCACCTGCGCCCCACGGAGCCGGCCGACCCCGAGCTCATGGCGGCGCGTACCCCAAGCGAGCGCACGCCGGTCATCACCGCCATTCGCGTGGAGAACGACTCCAAAGTCGGTGACGACGTGATTCGCTATTACGTTCGCCAGCAAGTCGGCGAGCCGCTGGACCTGGGTCGTTTGCAGACCGACATGGGCACGTTGTACGGGCTGGATTACTTCGAGCAGGTGCAATACCGCGTAGTGCACAAGGCCCCGGACCATACGCTGGTCATCAGTGCCCGGGGCAAACGCACCGGCACCGATTACCTGCGGCTGGGGTTGAGCCTGTCGGACGACATGCGCGGCGACAGCGCTTTCAACCTCGGCGCCAGCTATCGGGTCAATGGCATCAATCGCCTCGGCGCCGAGTGGCTGACCCGGGCACAGATTGGCGACAAGCAGGAGCTGTACAGCGAGTTCTACCAGCCGCTGGATGTCGGCTCGCGCTACTTCATCGCACCCTACGGGCAATTCGAATCCCGCAACGTCGAGTCCATCCTGGACAACGACCCGGTGGCCCAGTACCGCGTCGAACGTTATGGCTTTGGCCTGAACCTGGGCCGGCAGATTGGCAACAGCGGCGAAATCCGTTTCGGTGTCGGCCAAGCCTGGGGCGAGGCAGATGTACGCATTGGCGATCACGACCAGCCCAGCGAAAGTTTCAATGAAGGCTTCTACGACCTGAAGTATTCATTCGACTCCTTCGACAATGTGTACTTCCCCCATGAAGGCGAAGACATCGGCCTGACCTGGCGCCAGTATGAGCCGGGATTGGGTTCCGACCAGCGTTACCGCCAATGGGAACTCAATCTGGACAAGGCGCTGAGCCACGGCCCGGACACCTTCATCCTCGGTGGGCGTTACGGGCGTACCCTGGACACCGCTGAAGTGGTGACTTCAAGCTTTGTACTCGGTGGTGCGCGGCAACTGTCGGGCTTTCGCCAAGACGGCATCTCCGGGCAGAACATAAGCCTGATGCGCGCTGTGTATTACCGAAGGCTCACACCGCGAGCCTACCTGCCGCTGGATTTCCCGCTGTACATCGGCGGCTCCCTGGAACGCGGCCGGGCGTGGAACAACGACAATGAGTTCGACAGCGGCTACATCAATGCCGCCAGTATTTTCCTGGGGTTTGATACGCCGTTGGGGCCACTGAATTTCAGCTATGGGTTTAACGATGATGATGAGCGGGCGGTGTATCTGAATCTGGGGCAGACGTTTTGA
- a CDS encoding SelT/SelW/SelH family protein, which yields MTEHKPEVVITYCTQCQWLLRAAWLAQELLSTFSDDLGKVSLVPGTGGVFHISCDGTQIWERKADGGFPEAKVLKQRVRDRIDPERDLGHNDRVQ from the coding sequence ATGACCGAGCACAAACCGGAAGTCGTCATCACCTATTGCACCCAATGTCAGTGGCTGCTGCGCGCCGCCTGGCTGGCTCAGGAACTGCTCAGCACGTTTAGCGACGACTTGGGCAAGGTGTCGTTGGTGCCGGGCACCGGTGGGGTGTTTCATATCAGTTGCGATGGCACGCAGATCTGGGAACGCAAGGCCGATGGTGGTTTTCCCGAGGCCAAGGTTCTCAAGCAGCGGGTCCGCGACCGGATCGACCCGGAGCGGGACCTGGGCCACAACGACCGGGTTCAGTGA
- a CDS encoding DMT family transporter, with product MTPRTALGALHIGALMFGLTGVFGKLAAASPAVIVFGRAVFAVLALAFFARFASSARWHKLHAQDLRRLLLGGLLLAGHWVSFFISVKVAGVAIATLGFTSFPAFTVLLEGLIFRERIRANEILLVAMVSIGLVLVTPHFDLASGATTGLLWAVLSGLLFSLLSLVNRAGSTRVPPVQAALCQNLVVGFCLLPMAAPHLIDVRPVDWLWIALLGVFCTGLAHSLFVASLAVIKARTAAVVFAMEPVYGITIAWLLFDENPTLRMLLGGALIIVAIVMSSQLSGGTKKPGVSAQAASH from the coding sequence ATGACTCCCCGTACCGCCCTCGGCGCCCTGCACATTGGCGCACTCATGTTTGGCCTGACCGGTGTATTCGGCAAGCTCGCCGCCGCCTCGCCAGCGGTCATTGTGTTCGGCCGCGCCGTATTCGCCGTGCTGGCCCTGGCGTTTTTTGCCCGCTTCGCCAGCAGCGCCCGCTGGCACAAGCTCCACGCACAGGACCTTCGACGCCTGCTGCTGGGCGGCCTATTGCTCGCCGGACACTGGGTGAGCTTCTTCATATCGGTCAAAGTCGCCGGTGTGGCAATCGCCACGTTGGGCTTTACCAGCTTCCCGGCCTTCACGGTGTTGCTCGAAGGGTTGATTTTCCGCGAGCGGATCCGTGCCAATGAAATCCTGTTGGTGGCAATGGTAAGCATCGGCCTGGTGCTGGTCACACCGCACTTCGACCTGGCCAGCGGCGCCACCACCGGCCTGCTGTGGGCCGTGCTTTCGGGGTTGCTGTTCTCGCTGCTTTCGCTGGTCAACCGCGCCGGTTCCACACGGGTGCCGCCGGTACAGGCCGCTTTGTGCCAAAACCTGGTGGTCGGCTTTTGCCTGTTGCCAATGGCAGCGCCGCACCTGATTGACGTGCGCCCTGTCGACTGGCTTTGGATCGCCCTGCTGGGGGTGTTCTGCACCGGCCTGGCCCATAGCCTGTTTGTCGCCAGCCTGGCGGTGATCAAGGCCCGCACGGCGGCGGTGGTGTTTGCCATGGAACCGGTCTACGGCATCACCATCGCCTGGTTGCTATTCGATGAAAACCCGACGTTGCGCATGCTGCTGGGTGGCGCGCTGATCATCGTCGCGATCGTGATGTCGAGCCAACTCAGTGGCGGCACAAAGAAACCGGGTGTAAGCGCCCAAGCCGCGTCTCACTGA
- a CDS encoding helix-turn-helix transcriptional regulator, with amino-acid sequence MRPTLTLRHYSHDLIVHSHDHAQLVFGLSGLLDFEVEGCGSQVVQQSFVVIPAGAHHACGSPRGSRCLVLDVPSDDWIGQALGDHADASRRLLDNAARRPLDAGQSQLVSWLAGSPVDDPVIAQQGAVLLLASLNGTGQDIVGGRRLPYAALNAHIDQYAAYPLQVADLAQVAGLSSARLHARFVAECGQTPMDYIRSRRLHKAVDLLRDSQLPIGEIAHRVGYSSQSAFAAAVLREFGASPGKLRRQR; translated from the coding sequence ATGAGACCGACCCTGACGCTACGCCATTACAGCCACGACCTGATTGTCCACAGCCACGACCACGCCCAACTGGTGTTCGGGTTGTCCGGGCTGTTGGATTTCGAGGTCGAAGGTTGTGGCAGCCAGGTCGTGCAGCAGAGTTTCGTGGTGATACCCGCCGGTGCCCATCACGCCTGCGGCAGCCCCCGTGGCAGCCGTTGCCTGGTGCTGGATGTGCCGAGCGATGACTGGATCGGGCAAGCCTTGGGTGATCACGCCGACGCCAGCCGCCGATTGCTCGACAATGCCGCGCGCAGGCCCCTGGATGCGGGGCAAAGCCAGTTGGTCAGCTGGCTTGCGGGCAGCCCGGTGGACGACCCGGTGATCGCCCAACAAGGGGCCGTGCTGCTCCTGGCCAGCCTCAATGGCACTGGCCAGGACATCGTCGGCGGCCGGCGCCTGCCCTATGCGGCGCTCAACGCCCACATTGACCAGTACGCCGCCTATCCGCTGCAAGTGGCGGACCTGGCCCAGGTCGCCGGGCTCTCCAGTGCCCGCTTGCATGCACGCTTCGTCGCTGAATGCGGGCAAACCCCGATGGACTACATCCGCAGTCGCCGTCTACACAAGGCGGTGGACCTGCTGCGTGATTCGCAACTGCCCATCGGTGAAATCGCCCACCGGGTCGGTTATAGCTCGCAAAGCGCCTTTGCCGCCGCAGTGCTGCGCGAATTCGGCGCCTCACCGGGCAAGCTGCGGCGCCAGCGCTAG
- a CDS encoding UDP-2,3-diacylglucosamine diphosphatase, whose amino-acid sequence MTSAELARPSRKQRVRTLWISDVHLGTRDCQAEHLSQFLKGYHTDKIYLVGDIIDGWKLRGGMYWPQAHTNVIRRLLTMSKRGTEVIYVTGNHDEFLRRYSKLILGNIQLVDEAVHVTADGRHLLVIHGDQFDVITRYHRWLAFLGDSAYEFTLTLNRWLNHWRARYGYGYWSLSAYLKHKVKTAVSFISDFEEAIAHECVKRELHGVVCGHIHHAEMRRVGEVEYLNCGDWVESCTALIEHWDGSIELYRLADAQAREALIRAELKVTEPA is encoded by the coding sequence ATGACCAGCGCCGAGCTCGCCAGACCCAGCCGCAAACAGCGTGTTCGCACCTTATGGATTTCCGATGTGCACCTGGGCACCCGGGACTGCCAGGCCGAGCATTTGTCGCAGTTTCTCAAGGGCTACCATACCGACAAGATCTACCTGGTGGGTGACATCATCGACGGCTGGAAGCTGCGCGGCGGCATGTACTGGCCACAGGCTCACACCAACGTCATTCGCCGCTTGCTGACCATGAGCAAGCGCGGCACTGAGGTGATCTACGTCACCGGTAACCATGACGAATTTCTGCGGCGATATTCGAAGCTGATCCTGGGCAATATCCAATTGGTGGACGAAGCGGTGCACGTCACTGCGGACGGCCGGCATTTGCTGGTGATCCATGGCGATCAGTTCGATGTCATCACCCGGTACCACCGTTGGCTGGCATTCCTTGGCGATTCGGCCTACGAGTTCACCCTGACCCTGAACCGCTGGCTCAACCATTGGCGGGCCCGTTATGGCTACGGTTACTGGTCGTTGTCGGCGTACCTCAAGCACAAGGTCAAGACGGCGGTCAGCTTCATCAGCGACTTCGAAGAAGCCATCGCCCATGAATGTGTGAAGCGTGAGCTGCACGGCGTGGTATGCGGACACATCCACCATGCCGAGATGCGCAGGGTGGGCGAGGTGGAGTATCTCAATTGTGGCGATTGGGTCGAGTCGTGCACGGCGCTGATCGAGCATTGGGACGGCTCGATCGAGTTGTATCGGTTGGCCGATGCCCAGGCGCGGGAGGCGTTGATCCGGGCTGAGTTGAAAGTCACCGAACCGGCGTGA
- a CDS encoding HD domain-containing protein, which yields MNSHARFTHMKDGTEEDWAIIAADFSAYARQLPGRILTHLKLLDGDFGGFPVDRLTHSLQTATRAYRDGRDEEYVICALLHDIGDTLGSYNHPDIAAAILKPFVSAENLWMVEKHGIFQGYYFFHHLGMDRHLREQFKAHPQYQATIDFCARYDAAAFDAEYDTLPLSFFEPMLERLFAAPKQSIYKAAMAEQAQA from the coding sequence ATGAACTCCCACGCGCGCTTTACCCACATGAAGGACGGTACTGAGGAAGACTGGGCAATCATCGCTGCCGACTTCAGCGCCTATGCCCGGCAATTACCGGGTCGAATCCTGACCCATTTGAAGTTGCTGGACGGCGACTTCGGCGGTTTTCCGGTGGATCGCCTGACCCATTCCCTGCAAACCGCCACCCGCGCCTATCGTGACGGACGGGACGAGGAATATGTGATCTGCGCCTTGCTTCACGACATCGGCGACACCTTGGGCAGCTACAACCACCCGGACATTGCCGCCGCCATCCTCAAGCCGTTCGTCAGCGCCGAAAACCTGTGGATGGTGGAGAAACACGGGATATTCCAGGGCTATTACTTCTTCCATCACCTGGGCATGGACCGGCACCTGCGCGAGCAATTCAAAGCGCATCCCCAATACCAGGCGACCATTGATTTCTGCGCCCGATACGACGCCGCGGCGTTCGATGCCGAGTACGACACCCTGCCGTTGAGTTTCTTCGAGCCAATGCTGGAAAGGCTGTTTGCCGCACCGAAGCAGTCGATCTACAAGGCGGCGATGGCTGAACAGGCTCAAGCCTGA
- a CDS encoding DUF962 domain-containing protein encodes MENTRRFNTFAEFYPYYLSEHSNSTCRRLHFIGTSLVILIVALALIVGNGWWLIVLPIAGYGFAWVGHFFFEKNRPATFQHPFYSLLGDFVMYRDMLRGKVAF; translated from the coding sequence GTGGAAAACACCAGACGCTTCAATACGTTCGCTGAGTTCTATCCCTATTACCTCAGCGAGCACAGCAACAGCACCTGCCGGCGCTTGCACTTTATCGGCACCTCTCTGGTCATCCTGATTGTTGCCCTGGCTCTGATCGTCGGCAACGGCTGGTGGCTGATCGTCTTGCCCATTGCCGGCTACGGCTTTGCCTGGGTCGGGCATTTCTTCTTTGAAAAGAACCGTCCCGCCACGTTCCAGCACCCGTTCTACAGCCTGCTCGGCGATTTCGTCATGTACCGCGACATGCTGCGGGGCAAAGTTGCGTTCTAG